Proteins found in one Anopheles aquasalis chromosome 3, idAnoAquaMG_Q_19, whole genome shotgun sequence genomic segment:
- the LOC126575871 gene encoding esterase B1-like, which produces MTDAPEYPVVQTGYGPIRGLKKVASTGVSYYNFQRIPYCKPPVGVRRFKDLELPEPWTEPLDCSQQGPSGYQYSKLLNKIIGSEDHLYINVYTKQLNPSKPLPVLLWIHGGAFMRGSSGTEMYAPDYLIQKDVVFVSFNYRIGAFGFLSLDSKELGIPGNAGLKDQNLAIRWVRENVANFGGDPSNITLFGESAGGCSVHYHLLSNQSNGLFQRAIVMSGCALNNWSIAPRRNMAERLAKAIGWDGAGGEAGALKVLMGAPAEDIVKHQDLLLTANELENRILFAFGPVIEPYVTERTFIPKSPLEMCREAWSNAIDILIGGNSDEGLFCLSGIKENPSIMDNLKDFEYLVPLELELVRTSQACKEYGLKLKRFYYGDTEPSFENRNGYLQLMTDKLFWHGLHRTIYGRIASSKPAKTFVYRFAVDSDTYNHYRIYFCDRNVPGTAHADDLSYIFKNAFSPVPANDTFEYRTMMTMVELFSNFATSGNPNGGVAGDIWAPVGSSIGPYNCLNITNDGLRYVELPERQRMELWDSLYQKEQLY; this is translated from the exons ATGACGGACGCTCCGGAATATCCAGTCGTACAGACGGGCTACGGGCCGATAAGAGGTTTGAAAAAGGTGGCCAGCACGGGCGTAAGCTATTACAACTTTCAGCGCATACCCTATTGCAAGCCACCGGTTGGAGTGCGTCGATTCAAG GATTTGGAGCTACCGGAACCATGGACGGAACCGCTGGACTGTTCGCAGCAGGGCCCCAGTGGCTATCAGTACAGCAAGCTGTTGAACAAAATCATTGGCAGCGAGGACCATCTGTACATTAATGTGTACACCAAACAG CTGAACCCGAGCAAACCGCTCCCGGTGCTACTGTGGATACATGGTGGAGCATTTATGCGTGGATCAAGCGGGACGGAAATGTATGCTCCCGACTATCTAATTCAAAAggatgttgtgtttgtttcgttcaaCTATCGTATCGGAGCCTTTG GATTCCTGTCGCTGGATTCGAAGGAACTGGGGATTCCTGGTAATGCTGGTCTGAAGGATCAGAATCTTGCCATTCGCTGGGTGCGTGAAAACGTTGCAAACTTTGGTGGCGATCCCAGTAACATTACCCTGTTTGGAGAAAGTGCTGGCGGGTGCTCCGTGCACTATCATCTGCTGTCCAACCAATCGAACGGTCTGTTCCAGCGCGCAATAGTGATGTCCGGATGTGCTCTGAACAATTGGAGTATCGCACCGAGAAGAAACATGGCGGAACGGTTAGCCAAAGCGATCGGATGGGATGGTGCAGGTGGAGAGGCAGGCGCACTGAAAGTCCTGATGGGCGCTCCGGCTGAGGATATCGTTAAACACCAGGATCTACTGTTGACGGCGAAT GAATTAGAGAACAGAATCCTGTTCGCGTTTGGGCCAGTCATCGAACCGTACGTGACCGAGCGTACCTTCATACCGAAGAGTCCGCTGGAAATGTGCCGTGAGGCATGGAGCAATGCCATTGATATATTGATCGGTGGAAACTCGGACGAGGGGCTGTTCTGTTTGAGTGGAATTAAAGAGAATCCTTCCATCATGGACAATCTGAAGGATTTCGAGTATTTGGTTCCactggagctggaactggTGCGTACTTCGCAGGCCTGTAAGGAGTACGGATTGAAGCTGAAACGTTTCTACTACGGTGATACGGAGCCGTCGTTTGAAAATCGCAACGGTTATCTCCAG CTGATGACAGACAAACTGTTCTGGCATGGACTACATCGTACCATCTACGGTCGTATTGCTTCAAGCAAGCCAGCAAAAACCTTCGTCTATCGGTTTGCCGTTGACTCGGACACGTACAACCATTACCGGATTTACTTCTGTGATCGTAATGTCCCCGGTACGGCTCATGCTGACGATTTGTCGTATATcttcaaaaatgcattcagCCCTGTGCCTGCTAATGATACGTTCGAGTATAGGACAATGATGACAATG GTCGAGCTGTTCAGTAACTTTGCTACGTCCGGTAATCCAAATGGgggtgttgctggtgacatTTGGGCTCCAGTGGGTAGCTCGATTGGACCGTACAATTGTCTTAACATCACCAATGATGGTTTGAGGTACGTAGAGCTCCCCGAGAGACAGCGCATGGAGCTGTGGGATTCCTTGTACCAGAAGGAACAGCTTTATTAG
- the LOC126575880 gene encoding charged multivesicular body protein 6, with amino-acid sequence MGNIFGKPKTKPVSRVTEQDKAILQLKQQRDKLKQYQKRIELSLEKDRELAKQCLASGRKDRAKTLLRKKKYQEKLLSNTDAQLETLEKLASDIEFAQVEAQVVSGLKVGNEALKKVNEVLSIDEVEQILDETRESIEKQQEIDALLNGVLTEEDEDDVLAELDALVAADQQQETEQPDKDDITDRLPEVPDDEPIKQKERQRKKKKDAPQRVAMEAQ; translated from the exons atgggaaatatATTCGGGAAACCTAAAACAAAGCCCGTCAGTAGAGTAACAGAACAGGATAAAGCGATTCTC CAATTGAAACAGCAACGCGATAAGCTCAAACAGTACCAGAAACGGATTGAATTGTCTCTTGAAAAAGATCGCGAACTAGCGAAACAATGTCTCGCAAGCGGAAGGAAAGA CCGGGCCAAAACGCTGCTACGGAAGAAAAAGTACCAGGAGAAGCTGCTGAGCAATACAGACGCCCAACTGGAGACGCTAGAGAAACTAGCTTCGGATATCGAATTCGCCCAGGTCGAGGCACAGGTCGTCAGTGGCCTGAAGGTCGGTAACGAGGCGTTGAAAAAGGTCAACGAAGTGCTGTCCATCGACGAGGTGGAGCAAATACTGGATGAAACTAGGGAGAGCATCGAGAAGCAACAGGAAATTGATGCCCTCCTGAACGGAGTGCTAacggaggaagatgaagatgatgtgtTGGCCGAGCTGGACGCCCTGGTTGCCGCTGATCAGCAGCAAGAAACAGAACAACCGGATAAGGACGACATTACTGACCGGCTGCCAGAGGTGCCGGATGATGAGCCAATCAAACAGAAAGAACGGCAacgcaaaaagaagaaag ATGCGCCTCAAAGAGTGGCTATGGAGGCCCAATGA
- the LOC126575870 gene encoding esterase B1-like, which yields MASSKSELIVQTGNGPVQGTSKTSLYGVAYASFQGIPYAKPPVGELRFKDPVAPANWTEVLDCTKQCDPCYHFDRRVNQIVGSEDSLRLNIFTKTIKPTKPLPVMVYLYGGGFVEGTSGTELYGPDYLVEKDIVLVTLNYRVGAFGFLCCQSPDAGVPGNAGLKDQRMALQWVRRNIASFGGDPGSVTLFGHSAGGASVQYHTISEASKNLFDRAIIMSGSTMCDWALSPQRNWVEKLAKAIGWQGESEGEKAALEFLRQTAPEDIVAHQEKLFGPQEIQEGLLTPFGPTIEPYQSEVCFIPKGPQDMLQAAWGNSINVMIGGTSEEGLILLQKVKPNLAAILQDPRLFAGNVPMRLNISMEQRMAFAAQLKQLYYPDSEPGVDNLGGFIDMASDRVFWHGLHRSILARASQQGPGVKTFVYRFAVDSPFFNHYRIHMVDPDIRGTSHADEISYLFSNIFATALDQGTMEYRAIREFVDIFTSFAANGDPNCSSTANVTWSAVPETVPPYECLNIGNDGITVQELPEGKRLKVWDSFYANDTLF from the exons ATGGCAAGCAGCAAGAGTGAGCTTATTGTGCAAACCGGCAATGGACCGGTGCAGGGAACGAGCAAGACCTCGCTGTACGGCGTGGCCTATGCTAGCTTCCAGGGTATCCCGTACGCTAAGCCGCCCGTGGGAGAGCTCCGTTTCAAG GATCCTGTGGCTCCGGCGAATTGGACCGAAGTGTTGGACTGCACCAAGCAATGCGATCCCTGTTATCACTTCGATCGCCGGGTGAACCAAATCGTCGGTAGCGAGGACAGCTTGAGGTTGAACATCTTCACGAAAACG ATTAAACCAACGAAGCCACTGCCGGTCATGGTGTACTTGTACGGTGGTGGATTCGTAGAGGGAACGAGCGGGACGGAACTGTACGGTCCTGATTATCTAGTCGAAAAGGATATCGTTCTGGTCACGCTAAACTACCGCGTCGGTGCCTTCGGGTTCCTGTGTTGTCAGTCGCCCGATGCTGGTGTACCAGGGAACGCCGGTCTCAAGGATCAACGGATGGCACTGCAATGGGTGCGTCGCAACATTGCAAGCTTCGGTGGCGATCCCGGTTCGGTTACCCTCTTCGGCCATAGTGCTGGCGGTGCTTCCGTGCAGTATCACACCATTTCGGAAGCGTCGAAGAATCTGTTCGACCGTGCGATTATCATGTCCGGCAGTACGATGTGCGATTGGGCACTCTCACCGCAGCGCAATTGGGTTGAAAAATTGGCTAAAGCCATCGGTTGGCAGGGTGAGAGTGAGGGCGAGAAAGCAGCACTCGAGTTTCTCCGCCAAACGGCTCCGGAGGACATCGTGGCGCATCAGGAGAAACTATTCGGACCGCAG GAAATTCAAGAAGGACTCCTTACACCGTTTGGTCCTACAATCGAACCGTACCAGAGCGAGGTATGCTTCATTCCGAAAGGTCCGCAGGATATGTTGCAAGCGGCCTGGGGCAATTCAATCAATGTTATGATCGGTGGCACCTCCGAGGAGGGACTAATATTGCTCCAGAAAGTAAAACCCAATCTAGCAGCGATTTTACAGGATCCCAGGCTGTTTGCCGGGAACGTGCCAATGCGCCTGAACATATCGATGGAACAGCGGATGGCGTTCGCCGCTCAGCTGAAGCAGCTGTACTACCCCGATTCCGAACCGGGCGTAGACAATCTGGGTGGTTTCATCGACATGGCATCGGATCGTGTGTTTTGGCATGGTTTACATCGTTCCATTCTGGCACGCGCATCGCAGCAGGGACCGGGGGTTAAAACATTCGTCTATCGGTTTGCCGTGGATTCGCCATTCTTCAATCACTATCGGATCCACATGGTTGACCCCGACATACGTGGTACATCGCACGCGGACGAGATTTCGTATCTGTTTTCGAACATTTTTGCCACTGCGCTGGATCAGGGCACGATGGAATATCGTGCGATTCGAGAGTTCGTGGACATTTTTACCAGCTTTGCTGCTAACGGTGATCCGAATTGTTCCAGCACCGCGAACGTAACATGGAGTGCCGTGCCGGAAACGGTTCCTCCGTACGAATGTTTGAACATTGGCAACGATGGCATCACCGTTCAGGAGCTGCCCGAAGGCAAACGGCTGAAGGTGTGGGACTCGTTCTACGCGAATGATACGCTGTTCTGA